In Pajaroellobacter abortibovis, the following are encoded in one genomic region:
- a CDS encoding tetratricopeptide repeat protein: MDRARTLKQAKAFVANQKYEKATLEYQKLLQETPEDTYILLKLGDLHIKLGHYAHALSLYARAGQLYVSEGIIPKAIAVYQQMSQIITKYLPQEKEQYLHVCSALARLYRQTGQTKEAIHFLQELANYWTNDQKIEKALPFYRELAALDPSNPFSHLRLAEALHPLNKVDEIVGHLAQATSLFLEAGQQEEALQVIERLLLYKPEPFYARTAASLYLARGRQDDTLLAIFKLQICLQAYPSDLPALQLLVEAFDRIGHNEKALAVQKEMVRIAQEQKNDELHQALLANLKQQAPHDQNVQRLISNLDGTSQASKAQVPSPPPIPSVSVSSKPPKTQTPLPIPLPSSTQPYFKIEETLDQLDSLIASGLLKEAKDLADSSFLQWPNHPLLLERLHEIETTQN; encoded by the coding sequence ATGGACCGCGCAAGAACATTAAAACAAGCCAAGGCATTTGTAGCTAATCAAAAATATGAAAAAGCGACTCTAGAATACCAAAAGCTCCTCCAGGAGACCCCGGAGGATACCTATATCCTCCTCAAGCTGGGCGATCTTCATATCAAATTGGGTCATTATGCTCACGCTCTATCGCTCTATGCTCGAGCAGGACAATTGTACGTATCTGAAGGTATAATACCTAAAGCGATTGCAGTTTACCAACAAATGAGTCAAATAATTACAAAGTACCTACCCCAAGAGAAGGAGCAATATCTTCATGTGTGCTCTGCTCTTGCGAGGTTGTACCGACAAACAGGGCAAACGAAGGAAGCCATCCATTTTCTTCAGGAACTTGCCAATTACTGGACGAATGATCAGAAAATAGAAAAAGCGTTACCTTTTTATCGAGAACTCGCCGCGTTGGACCCTTCGAATCCTTTCTCTCATCTTAGACTTGCCGAAGCGCTTCATCCGCTGAACAAAGTGGATGAAATCGTGGGGCATCTCGCTCAAGCAACCTCTCTCTTTCTGGAGGCAGGCCAACAAGAAGAAGCGCTCCAGGTCATCGAACGCCTCCTTCTTTATAAACCAGAGCCCTTCTACGCCCGCACAGCCGCTTCCCTCTACCTCGCAAGAGGAAGGCAAGACGATACCCTGCTTGCGATCTTCAAACTCCAAATTTGCTTACAAGCTTACCCCTCTGACCTTCCAGCCTTGCAATTGTTGGTGGAAGCTTTTGATCGCATCGGTCACAACGAAAAAGCGCTCGCCGTACAAAAAGAAATGGTTCGAATCGCTCAGGAACAAAAAAATGATGAGCTCCATCAAGCTCTCCTCGCCAACCTCAAGCAACAAGCCCCACACGACCAAAATGTCCAACGCTTGATCAGCAACCTCGATGGAACTTCTCAAGCATCCAAAGCACAAGTCCCCTCTCCTCCCCCCATTCCTTCCGTCTCTGTCTCCTCCAAACCTCCGAAAACCCAAACCCCACTACCCATTCCCCTTCCCTCCTCCACACAACCCTACTTTAAAATCGAAGAAACGCTTGATCAGCTGGATTCTCTGATCGCTTCAGGCTTACTCAAGGAAGCAAAAGACCTTGCCGACAGCTCGTTTCTCCAGTGGCCTAACCACCCCCTCCTCCTCGAGCGCCTCCATGAAATCGAGACTACCCAAAACTAA
- a CDS encoding TldD/PmbA family protein, with translation MITHSILYKAPFSQGGDYAIDEVLAQRLIQIALSKGGDYADLFFEYRVAGSFVFDECFLKNLSRGVSMGLGVRVLQGDATGYAYVERFDWKAMVGAAQTAAQIASGGGRQAAFHFHRGDEMPTRYSLSQVTLDSSTAEKRKLLEQAAAGAHAFDRRVIKAEVSLAEELREILVFTSDGKKVEDTQPLVRFGLRVVAEDRGKRQEASSGGGGRINLDYFSVKTPQAYAEEAVKQAIVMLDAREAPAGQMEVVLAPGDSGILLHEAIGHGLEADFNRKGTSNYSGQMGQQVASPLCTVVDDATFAQTRGSLNVDDEGNTPHRTVLIRDGQLVNYLHDRISAAYFNVQASGHGRRESFASVPLPRMTNTILEPGPHDPEEIIRSVKRGVYAKKFGGGQVDITNGDFVFSLTESYLVEDGKITVPLKGVNLIGNGPEVLRKVTMLGHDFKLSDGIWTCGKDGQSVPVGLGCPTVKISSITVGGTQIG, from the coding sequence ATGATAACTCACTCTATATTGTACAAAGCCCCTTTTTCTCAAGGGGGTGATTATGCCATTGATGAGGTCCTCGCTCAGCGGTTAATTCAAATTGCTCTCTCGAAAGGGGGCGACTACGCTGATCTTTTCTTTGAGTACCGTGTAGCAGGTAGCTTTGTATTTGATGAGTGTTTTCTTAAAAATTTATCTCGCGGAGTATCGATGGGGCTTGGTGTCCGTGTACTTCAAGGGGATGCAACGGGGTACGCTTATGTGGAACGATTCGATTGGAAAGCAATGGTTGGAGCCGCTCAGACGGCCGCTCAGATCGCTTCAGGAGGCGGAAGGCAAGCTGCTTTTCATTTCCATCGAGGGGATGAAATGCCCACCCGCTATTCGCTTTCACAGGTGACGCTCGATAGCAGCACTGCTGAAAAACGCAAGTTGCTTGAGCAAGCCGCAGCTGGCGCTCATGCCTTCGATCGACGTGTTATTAAGGCAGAAGTCAGCCTCGCTGAGGAGTTGAGAGAAATTTTAGTTTTTACGTCAGATGGAAAGAAAGTCGAGGACACGCAGCCTCTCGTTCGCTTTGGTCTTCGGGTAGTTGCGGAAGATCGAGGCAAGAGGCAAGAGGCCTCTTCAGGGGGTGGAGGACGCATCAACCTCGATTATTTCTCAGTGAAAACTCCTCAGGCTTATGCGGAAGAGGCTGTCAAGCAAGCGATTGTGATGCTGGATGCTCGCGAGGCTCCTGCTGGTCAGATGGAAGTGGTCCTTGCTCCAGGAGATAGCGGGATCCTCCTCCATGAAGCGATAGGACACGGGCTGGAAGCTGACTTCAACCGAAAGGGCACAAGCAACTATTCAGGCCAAATGGGGCAGCAGGTGGCTAGTCCTCTCTGTACGGTAGTTGATGATGCGACATTTGCTCAGACCAGGGGAAGTCTCAATGTGGATGATGAAGGGAATACCCCTCATCGGACCGTGTTGATCCGAGATGGTCAATTGGTCAATTATTTACATGACCGGATCAGTGCAGCTTATTTTAACGTCCAAGCGAGTGGCCATGGACGGCGGGAAAGCTTCGCTTCCGTCCCTCTCCCCAGGATGACAAATACAATTCTGGAGCCAGGGCCCCATGATCCTGAGGAGATCATTCGAAGCGTTAAAAGAGGGGTATACGCTAAAAAATTCGGTGGGGGGCAAGTGGATATCACCAATGGGGATTTCGTTTTCTCCTTGACCGAAAGCTATTTAGTGGAGGACGGAAAGATCACAGTCCCTCTCAAGGGGGTTAACTTGATCGGAAACGGGCCTGAAGTCTTGCGGAAAGTCACCATGCTTGGTCATGATTTCAAGTTGTCTGACGGGATTTGGACATGCGGTAAGGATGGACAGAGCGTTCCTGTCGGATTAGGATGTCCTACTGTCAAAATTTCTTCAATTACAGTAGGGGGAACTCAGATTGGGTGA
- a CDS encoding ExbD/TolR family protein: MAGNGSQEGEEGINGINVTPLVDITLVLLVIFMVTAKMIVSQSVPLDLPKAASGTELQMTFNIIIPATGSVLVNSKPIPSDDSIFTLAQTARAQSSDLRAIIKADNAVTHGRVIHILDLLKQAGITKVAFGVSPVPPVAPKDGK, translated from the coding sequence ATGGCAGGCAACGGTTCTCAAGAAGGGGAAGAGGGTATCAATGGGATTAACGTAACCCCATTGGTCGATATCACACTTGTTCTTTTGGTTATTTTCATGGTTACTGCAAAAATGATCGTGTCTCAATCGGTCCCTCTTGATCTGCCCAAGGCTGCTTCGGGAACTGAATTGCAAATGACTTTCAATATCATTATCCCTGCTACCGGATCCGTTCTTGTCAATTCGAAGCCGATCCCATCGGATGATTCAATTTTCACCCTCGCCCAAACAGCCCGAGCCCAATCCTCCGATCTGCGAGCAATCATTAAAGCAGACAACGCTGTGACTCACGGCCGCGTGATCCATATTTTAGATCTTCTCAAACAAGCGGGGATTACAAAAGTTGCTTTTGGTGTATCCCCTGTCCCCCCAGTCGCCCCGAAGGATGGAAAGTAA
- a CDS encoding dicarboxylate/amino acid:cation symporter, whose protein sequence is MANSLSTRWYRSSGNLILIGLFLGIVLGGSFPKDSYPILFDCFFFCSKIFLSLIKGLIVPLLISTIIVGIAQTGDVKAVGRMGAKALLYFEIVTSIALVIGLVIGNLLKPGEGLPIDLNARVGMSASRPLSGWEIVMHAFPSNLVKHAADGDILPVVVFATLFGIALTKVGERGRPVLVFFRGVAQIMFKYTDIIMKLTPIGVFGAMASSVSSMAAGHLEDGVLIKGWSAVSQLLGCYALLVGSLYFSLAALVIIVFIPILFLIKVPVRSFFRVIREPALTAFSTASSETALPKLLEEIVRFGVPSRVAGFVIPTGYSFNLDGSTLYLVLATLTIAQAAHVNMTITQQIMIMLTFVLTSKGVAGIPRATLVIIAATCDSFHLPGEAGVAMLLAVDGVMDMARAATNVIGNALASVVVARWEGVLGVEQRPIDTEEMTPGIHL, encoded by the coding sequence GTGGCAAACTCTTTATCAACCCGCTGGTATCGATCGAGTGGAAATTTAATTCTGATTGGGCTCTTCCTTGGGATTGTATTGGGAGGCTCATTCCCGAAAGATTCCTATCCCATACTTTTTGATTGCTTCTTCTTCTGCTCCAAGATTTTCTTGAGTCTCATTAAAGGTCTGATTGTCCCTCTTCTCATTTCGACGATTATTGTCGGAATTGCTCAGACGGGGGATGTGAAGGCGGTGGGGCGTATGGGGGCCAAAGCGCTTCTTTATTTTGAAATTGTCACTTCAATCGCTCTGGTGATTGGACTCGTGATCGGTAATTTATTGAAGCCTGGGGAGGGGCTTCCGATCGATCTGAATGCACGAGTTGGCATGTCTGCTTCACGTCCCCTTTCGGGTTGGGAGATTGTGATGCATGCGTTCCCTTCGAACCTTGTCAAACATGCTGCAGACGGAGATATTCTGCCAGTTGTTGTTTTTGCCACACTGTTTGGTATTGCCCTGACAAAAGTAGGAGAACGCGGACGTCCCGTCCTGGTGTTCTTCCGAGGCGTTGCCCAAATTATGTTTAAGTATACGGACATCATCATGAAACTTACCCCTATTGGTGTGTTTGGCGCGATGGCGTCCAGTGTTAGCAGTATGGCTGCAGGACACTTAGAAGATGGGGTTTTGATTAAGGGGTGGTCAGCTGTTTCCCAACTTCTGGGGTGCTATGCGTTGCTAGTGGGGAGCCTTTACTTCTCTTTGGCGGCTCTTGTAATCATTGTATTTATTCCTATCCTCTTCCTTATTAAAGTTCCTGTGCGTTCATTTTTTCGAGTTATCCGTGAGCCTGCGCTGACCGCTTTTTCTACAGCGAGCAGCGAAACGGCGCTCCCCAAATTGCTTGAAGAAATTGTTCGGTTTGGAGTGCCATCTAGAGTAGCTGGCTTTGTCATTCCAACAGGGTATTCCTTTAATCTGGATGGGTCTACGCTCTACTTGGTATTGGCTACGTTGACTATTGCCCAAGCCGCTCATGTCAACATGACAATCACACAGCAGATCATGATCATGCTGACTTTCGTATTAACTTCGAAAGGAGTAGCAGGTATTCCGAGAGCGACACTGGTGATCATTGCGGCGACATGCGATAGCTTCCATCTTCCTGGGGAGGCTGGCGTAGCCATGCTCCTTGCAGTGGATGGGGTTATGGACATGGCGCGCGCTGCGACCAACGTGATTGGAAACGCCCTAGCCTCTGTCGTCGTTGCACGATGGGAAGGAGTGTTAGGTGTAGAACAACGGCCTATTGACACTGAAGAGATGACCCCTGGAATTCACCTGTAG
- the pdxA gene encoding 4-hydroxythreonine-4-phosphate dehydrogenase PdxA, producing MDRARLAISIGCPCGIGPEVSLLAAFKRPFPSLLVGDEFVLRRTASLYPIDSARLIRVQSPEEAWALQEGTHAVFQPTSSLEWNECEPGVPSSAAGAAQLTWIDTACDLVAQGVADALVTGPVSKYWIASSQKRGDLFRGHTEYLKQRLGALDVVMAFWTERLVTALVTTHLPLIDVPRAVTSEQVERTIYYLGLFLACLHEDRTMGRIAVSGLNPHAGEDGLLGHGEEQRIREGIHAACIRLEEAQIRGEVIGPIPSEVAFRLAVQGDYSGVVAMYHDQATIPLKLVNFGEAVNVSLGLPIIRTSVDHGTAYDRAGKGSADPRGMVLAMHLAEQLV from the coding sequence ATGGACAGAGCGCGGCTAGCTATCAGTATCGGATGCCCTTGTGGTATTGGGCCAGAGGTTAGCCTTCTTGCGGCTTTTAAACGACCATTTCCATCTCTCCTGGTTGGCGATGAGTTTGTCCTTAGGCGTACCGCCTCTCTGTACCCGATCGATTCCGCACGACTCATTCGTGTACAGTCTCCCGAGGAGGCGTGGGCACTCCAAGAAGGGACTCATGCCGTTTTCCAGCCTACCTCTTCACTCGAGTGGAACGAATGCGAGCCAGGAGTCCCTTCTTCTGCTGCAGGTGCTGCTCAGCTAACTTGGATTGATACTGCGTGCGATCTGGTTGCTCAGGGGGTGGCTGACGCTCTCGTGACAGGGCCTGTAAGTAAGTATTGGATCGCCTCCTCTCAAAAAAGGGGGGATCTATTCCGAGGCCATACGGAGTATCTCAAGCAGCGACTAGGGGCCCTCGATGTGGTGATGGCCTTTTGGACGGAGCGGTTGGTTACAGCGCTGGTCACGACTCATCTGCCATTGATAGACGTGCCTCGCGCGGTCACTTCTGAGCAAGTGGAACGCACGATCTATTACCTTGGACTCTTTTTGGCTTGCCTCCATGAGGATCGCACCATGGGACGGATCGCTGTGTCTGGATTGAATCCACACGCAGGTGAGGACGGACTGCTGGGGCATGGCGAAGAACAGCGGATTCGGGAAGGTATCCATGCTGCGTGCATCCGTTTAGAGGAAGCTCAGATCCGTGGGGAAGTAATCGGTCCTATCCCTTCGGAAGTAGCTTTCCGACTGGCAGTGCAAGGGGATTATAGCGGGGTCGTCGCGATGTATCACGATCAAGCGACAATTCCCTTGAAATTGGTCAATTTTGGAGAGGCTGTCAATGTTTCTTTAGGCCTTCCTATCATACGGACCAGCGTTGATCACGGAACTGCCTACGACCGAGCAGGCAAGGGGTCAGCAGACCCCCGTGGGATGGTCCTGGCCATGCACCTCGCTGAACAGCTGGTCTAG
- a CDS encoding uracil-DNA glycosylase: MTGNAPKEEILDLSTSLRAWLDVYRDSGALGFHPNPQMTLPLSTDDPLPSPSTSNRSLKVIEEEVSRCTRCGLAPTRKHTVFARGNPKASLCFIGEAPGADEDKQGLPFVGRAGQLLDKMIQAMGLDSARDVYICNIIKCRPPNNRRPTSEEIDACVPYLNEQIAHVSPKVIVALGNTAVAALLGTKVGITKIRGQWKLYKGSILVMPTYHPSYLMRPSEQQKEAKKQAWEDLQAVMKELKLPLPKKPQC; encoded by the coding sequence GTGACAGGAAATGCCCCGAAAGAAGAGATCCTCGATCTGAGCACTTCTCTTCGAGCATGGCTCGATGTTTATCGCGACTCAGGTGCCCTCGGATTCCACCCAAATCCTCAAATGACTTTGCCCCTATCAACGGACGATCCGCTTCCTTCCCCTTCTACTTCCAATCGCTCTCTAAAAGTGATTGAGGAAGAAGTCAGCCGTTGTACGCGATGTGGCTTGGCTCCTACTCGCAAACATACTGTCTTCGCACGTGGGAATCCAAAAGCTTCCCTATGTTTCATAGGAGAAGCACCCGGCGCCGATGAAGATAAGCAAGGGCTTCCCTTTGTAGGTCGCGCAGGGCAACTGCTCGACAAAATGATCCAAGCGATGGGTCTTGACTCAGCACGCGATGTCTACATCTGCAATATCATTAAATGCCGTCCCCCCAACAACCGACGTCCCACCTCAGAAGAAATAGACGCGTGCGTCCCTTATCTGAATGAGCAGATTGCTCACGTTTCTCCCAAAGTGATCGTAGCGCTAGGGAACACCGCCGTAGCTGCTCTTTTAGGAACAAAAGTAGGCATCACGAAGATACGAGGTCAGTGGAAACTATACAAAGGATCGATCTTAGTCATGCCCACCTACCACCCCTCATATCTTATGCGCCCCAGTGAACAACAAAAAGAAGCCAAAAAACAGGCATGGGAAGATCTGCAAGCCGTCATGAAAGAACTGAAATTGCCCCTTCCTAAAAAACCTCAATGCTGA
- a CDS encoding energy transducer TonB, translated as MESNLNTPPMPLTLCADPLSSVLQLGKPDSRRFSKGILLALTSHIAGIFCFTLFDSSEFLHWFHRIQKDTSYFLTDDLDLIPISPPLEEEAKANPLSIPSPSSPLVHPPTISPPPSTPSPFPTEERPAATQAGALLEAKHQEEEVVDLTHTFVTGNNENFAGGTTHTLGTSSGAVYQANAQGGANGKEEERQVNRSRPATIAETKDWNCPWPFEAELAHIDEAIVKVRVTVQTNGLPERVEILSDPGYGFAEEAKSCVMQHKFIPALNRDGIPIRSQTPPFYIHFERE; from the coding sequence ATGGAAAGTAATCTAAACACACCTCCCATGCCCCTCACCCTGTGTGCAGATCCCCTCAGTTCTGTCTTGCAATTGGGCAAGCCCGATTCCAGAAGATTTAGCAAAGGGATCCTGCTCGCTCTGACCTCGCATATCGCTGGTATATTCTGCTTCACTCTATTCGATTCTTCTGAATTTCTGCATTGGTTTCACAGAATACAGAAAGATACTTCTTATTTTCTCACGGACGATTTGGATTTAATTCCAATCTCCCCCCCTCTGGAAGAAGAAGCCAAGGCGAATCCCCTATCCATTCCATCCCCATCCTCGCCTCTGGTTCATCCTCCTACTATCTCCCCCCCACCTTCTACACCCTCTCCTTTTCCCACTGAAGAGCGCCCTGCTGCTACACAAGCAGGTGCATTGCTAGAAGCTAAACATCAGGAAGAAGAGGTTGTCGACCTCACCCATACATTCGTCACTGGAAACAACGAAAATTTTGCGGGAGGTACTACCCACACGCTAGGGACCAGTTCAGGTGCCGTCTACCAAGCGAATGCACAAGGGGGAGCGAACGGAAAGGAAGAAGAGAGGCAGGTGAACCGCTCTCGACCTGCCACAATTGCTGAAACTAAAGACTGGAACTGTCCATGGCCCTTTGAGGCAGAACTCGCTCACATTGACGAAGCGATCGTCAAAGTCAGGGTCACTGTACAGACCAATGGACTTCCCGAACGCGTAGAGATCCTTTCCGATCCAGGCTATGGATTTGCTGAAGAGGCCAAATCATGCGTAATGCAGCATAAATTCATTCCCGCTCTCAATCGCGACGGGATCCCGATTCGAAGTCAGACCCCTCCCTTCTATATCCACTTCGAACGCGAATAG
- a CDS encoding MotA/TolQ/ExbB proton channel family protein — MIEHLKNGLVGAGATWVLWLMFVLSVISLAIILERAWLFWSLRDDIEMLMTDLTRLLHSGDIEGAKRRLEASQSAEAAVVMAGFSEIDRGAYAAEEAMAGAGTLQRLRLERRLAFLGTLGNNAPFIGLLGTVIGIIGAFEELGKVSAEASNNAGPLAPSAVMTNIAEALVATAVGLVVAIPAVAAFNLFQRLVRTTVANTEALGRVLLTHLKKADESPSLPLQTSG, encoded by the coding sequence ATGATTGAACATCTTAAAAACGGTTTGGTGGGAGCAGGCGCGACGTGGGTGCTGTGGCTTATGTTTGTCCTTAGTGTTATCTCCCTAGCGATCATTCTTGAGCGGGCATGGCTTTTTTGGTCGTTGCGAGACGATATTGAAATGCTGATGACAGACCTCACACGCCTCCTGCACAGTGGAGATATTGAAGGAGCAAAAAGACGCCTTGAAGCTTCACAAAGCGCGGAAGCTGCTGTCGTCATGGCAGGGTTTTCGGAAATCGATCGAGGGGCTTACGCAGCGGAAGAAGCGATGGCAGGAGCAGGTACTCTGCAACGCCTCAGGCTTGAACGCCGGCTCGCGTTTCTCGGAACGCTTGGCAACAACGCTCCCTTCATCGGCCTCCTCGGCACAGTGATCGGGATTATAGGAGCCTTTGAAGAGCTAGGGAAAGTAAGTGCAGAAGCCAGCAACAACGCAGGGCCGCTAGCACCTTCAGCAGTGATGACCAATATTGCAGAGGCACTCGTCGCAACAGCAGTCGGTTTGGTTGTCGCTATCCCTGCTGTAGCTGCATTCAACCTGTTTCAACGCCTTGTACGCACCACAGTAGCCAATACGGAAGCGCTCGGTCGAGTGTTGCTCACCCACCTCAAGAAGGCGGATGAGTCTCCTTCATTGCCTCTTCAGACATCGGGCTGA